The following proteins are co-located in the Apium graveolens cultivar Ventura chromosome 5, ASM990537v1, whole genome shotgun sequence genome:
- the LOC141661607 gene encoding uncharacterized protein LOC141661607 isoform X2, with amino-acid sequence MADDQDSMLNSSSSSRNWFHQHVHAPSLSSWEMNNTNPNWNPQNPNSSYSSCEEDVSMSTSASLARLTVHPTGRLDGQGCVPTANDLMEEDSADNHLWNHVLLSGVENNGNLHKSTDQDAGDNMINAFSLRNLSEGRLFEPACSDYLKKLDNGWEITSFEKNFNGYSNSMFETERLITKASTSVNNWSIAPPDPEISSQFNPLSCFISLSPTADQYSIPTTDQKLVSSYLPHSPKLEHESCASGNSHPRSLGSNGTGYPIGMDNTSAGDNSKFYGALPDVPCSKGINFADLPRFNSNLSKPWMSKETKPILKSLNLSDCKKHSVQKASHTPTASRCNTLTDNRKGHTLANEGKKKRFEENSDMVLKKPKQESSTASSAKVPKPEWREKITSLQQIVSPFGKTDAASVLFEAINHIKFLQDQVHLLSNPYMKTNTMKDPWGGMDRKVRGQIEVDLKSRGLCLVPVLSIPQVYRDNIGPDYLTPAYRGCLYR; translated from the exons ATGGCTGATGATCAAGATAGTATGTTAAACTCATCTTCCTCTAGTCGTAATTGGTTTCATCAACATGTCCATGCACCTTCACTTTCGTCCTGGGAAATGAACAATACAAACCCTAATTGGAATCCTCAAAACCCTAATTCTAGTTACTCGTCTTGTGAGGAAGATGTTTCCATGTCTACATCTGCTTCGCTTGCTCGTCTTACCGTGCACCCTACTGGTAGACTTGATGGTCAAGGTTGTGTACCGACGGCGAATGATTTGATGGAAGAGGATTCTGCTGATAATCATTTATGGAACCATGTCCTCTT AAGTGGGGTAGAAAACAATGGAAATTTGCACAAGAGTACTGATCAAGATGCTGGTGATAATATGATCAATGCATTTTCCTTAAGGAATTTATCAGAAGGTCGTTTGTTTGAACCAGCTTGCAGTGACTACTTAAAGAAACTGGACAATGGTTGGGAGATAACTAGCTTTGAAAAGAATTTTAATGGATATAGCAACTCCATGTTCGAAACCGAAAGGCTAATTACCAAGGCGTCAACTTCAGTCAATAACTGGTCTATAGCTCCGCCTGATCCAGAAATTAGTAGCCAGTTCAATCCTTTAtcttgctttatctctttgaGCCCGACTGCAGATCAATACAGTATCCCAACTACTGATCAAAAGTTGGTAAGTTCGTATTTGCCTCATAGCCCAAAGTTGGAACATGAAAGTTGTGCAAGTGGAAATTCACATCCAAGATCACTTGGTAGTAATGGTACTGGATATCCAATAGGGATGGACAATACTTCAGCGGGAGATAACAGCAAGTTTTACGGTGCTCTGCCAGATGTTCCCTGCAGTAAGGGGATAAATTTTGCAGATTTACCCCGTTTCAATAGTAATTTAAGCAAACCATGGATGAGTAAGGAAACCAAACCTATCTTGAAAAGCTTGAATTTATCGGATTGCAAGAAGCACTCCGTACAGAAAGCCTCACATACA CCTACTGCATCAAGATGCAATACACTGACAGATAACAGAAAGGGACATACACTCGCAAATGAAGGAAAGAAGAAACGATTTGAAGAGAACTCGGACATGGTGTTAAAGAAGCCTAAGCAAGAGAGCTCCACAGCCTCATCTGCTAAG GTACCGAAGCCAGAGTGGAGAGAGAAGATAACATCCCTTCAGCAAATTGTATCTCCTTTCGGAAAG ACCGATGCCGCGTCTGTGCTATTTGAAGCAATCAATCATATAAAGTTTCTTCAGGATCAAGTACAC TTATTAAGCAATCCTTATATGAAGACAaacaccatgaag GACCCATGGGGAGGAATGGATAGAAAAGTTAGGGGACAAATAGAAGTGGATCTCAAGAGCCGAGGTCTTTGTTTGGTTCCAGTTTTAAGTATTCCTCAGGTTTATCGTGACAACATCGGACCTGATTACCTGACTCCCGCATACAGAGGATGTTTATATAGATGA
- the LOC141661607 gene encoding uncharacterized protein LOC141661607 isoform X1: protein MADDQDSMLNSSSSSRNWFHQHVHAPSLSSWEMNNTNPNWNPQNPNSSYSSCEEDVSMSTSASLARLTVHPTGRLDGQGCVPTANDLMEEDSADNHLWNHVLLSGVENNGNLHKSTDQDAGDNMINAFSLRNLSEGRLFEPACSDYLKKLDNGWEITSFEKNFNGYSNSMFETERLITKASTSVNNWSIAPPDPEISSQFNPLSCFISLSPTADQYSIPTTDQKLVSSYLPHSPKLEHESCASGNSHPRSLGSNGTGYPIGMDNTSAGDNSKFYGALPDVPCSKGINFADLPRFNSNLSKPWMSKETKPILKSLNLSDCKKHSVQKASHTPTASRCNTLTDNRKGHTLANEGKKKRFEENSDMVLKKPKQESSTASSAKVQVPKPEWREKITSLQQIVSPFGKTDAASVLFEAINHIKFLQDQVHLLSNPYMKTNTMKDPWGGMDRKVRGQIEVDLKSRGLCLVPVLSIPQVYRDNIGPDYLTPAYRGCLYR from the exons ATGGCTGATGATCAAGATAGTATGTTAAACTCATCTTCCTCTAGTCGTAATTGGTTTCATCAACATGTCCATGCACCTTCACTTTCGTCCTGGGAAATGAACAATACAAACCCTAATTGGAATCCTCAAAACCCTAATTCTAGTTACTCGTCTTGTGAGGAAGATGTTTCCATGTCTACATCTGCTTCGCTTGCTCGTCTTACCGTGCACCCTACTGGTAGACTTGATGGTCAAGGTTGTGTACCGACGGCGAATGATTTGATGGAAGAGGATTCTGCTGATAATCATTTATGGAACCATGTCCTCTT AAGTGGGGTAGAAAACAATGGAAATTTGCACAAGAGTACTGATCAAGATGCTGGTGATAATATGATCAATGCATTTTCCTTAAGGAATTTATCAGAAGGTCGTTTGTTTGAACCAGCTTGCAGTGACTACTTAAAGAAACTGGACAATGGTTGGGAGATAACTAGCTTTGAAAAGAATTTTAATGGATATAGCAACTCCATGTTCGAAACCGAAAGGCTAATTACCAAGGCGTCAACTTCAGTCAATAACTGGTCTATAGCTCCGCCTGATCCAGAAATTAGTAGCCAGTTCAATCCTTTAtcttgctttatctctttgaGCCCGACTGCAGATCAATACAGTATCCCAACTACTGATCAAAAGTTGGTAAGTTCGTATTTGCCTCATAGCCCAAAGTTGGAACATGAAAGTTGTGCAAGTGGAAATTCACATCCAAGATCACTTGGTAGTAATGGTACTGGATATCCAATAGGGATGGACAATACTTCAGCGGGAGATAACAGCAAGTTTTACGGTGCTCTGCCAGATGTTCCCTGCAGTAAGGGGATAAATTTTGCAGATTTACCCCGTTTCAATAGTAATTTAAGCAAACCATGGATGAGTAAGGAAACCAAACCTATCTTGAAAAGCTTGAATTTATCGGATTGCAAGAAGCACTCCGTACAGAAAGCCTCACATACA CCTACTGCATCAAGATGCAATACACTGACAGATAACAGAAAGGGACATACACTCGCAAATGAAGGAAAGAAGAAACGATTTGAAGAGAACTCGGACATGGTGTTAAAGAAGCCTAAGCAAGAGAGCTCCACAGCCTCATCTGCTAAG GTACAGGTACCGAAGCCAGAGTGGAGAGAGAAGATAACATCCCTTCAGCAAATTGTATCTCCTTTCGGAAAG ACCGATGCCGCGTCTGTGCTATTTGAAGCAATCAATCATATAAAGTTTCTTCAGGATCAAGTACAC TTATTAAGCAATCCTTATATGAAGACAaacaccatgaag GACCCATGGGGAGGAATGGATAGAAAAGTTAGGGGACAAATAGAAGTGGATCTCAAGAGCCGAGGTCTTTGTTTGGTTCCAGTTTTAAGTATTCCTCAGGTTTATCGTGACAACATCGGACCTGATTACCTGACTCCCGCATACAGAGGATGTTTATATAGATGA